CTGCGGGTCCGAGCTTTTGAGGTCGCCAATCCCAAGGTCATCGGTCGACCCTTGCGAGACCTCCAGTTCGTGCGCACCACGGGGTGCGTGATTCAGCAGGTCCGCCGCGGCGACGACCTGTTCCTGCCCGATGCCCAGACAATGCTGGAAAAAGGAGACCTGATTTCCGTAGCCGGTCCCTTATCCAAACTTGAGGGATTGCCTGACTTCATCGGCCCAGGCACCTTTGACGCCCAATTACTGGAAACTCCCATCGACACCGTTGCCGTGGTGGTCAGCAAAGCCGGAGCCGTGGGCAAACGGATCAGCGAGCTGCACATCCCGGCGGTTTACGGCTGCTTCATCACCCGGGTCATCCGGACGCAGATCGAACTCCCGGTGAGTCTGGATTTCCAGCTGGAAAAGGGCGACGTGCTGGTCATCACCGGATTAAAGAATCGCCTGGAACGACTGGTCAACGCCTTTGGGTACGTGGAACGGCGCTTTGTGCAGACCGACCTGCTGACCTTTTGCTTCGGAATCGTCGGCGGCATGCTCCTTGGACAAATCAGCATCCGGGTCGGCGATGTGGGTGTTGGGTTGGGAACGGCCGGCGGTTTGCTGTTCGCCGGATTGATCATCGGCTTCCTGCGCTCCATGCACCCGACATTTGGTCGGGTGCCGCCTGCCGCACGATGGATTCTGCGGGAATTGGGCCTGCTTTTCTTCATGGCTGGAATTGGGGTCAAGGCCGGAGTGGGCATCGTGGACGCCCTGCTGACGGTGGGTCTGCCCCTGTTTGTGTCTGGAGTCGTGATCACCCTGACCCCGGTGATCGTCGGTCTGCTTTTCGGTCGCTTTGTGCTGGGCATCCAACCGGCCCTGCTTCTCGGAGCCATTACCGGGGCAATGACCAGCACCCCCTCCCTGAACGTGATCACCCAGGTCGCCAAAAGCCCCATCCCGGCCCTGGGCTACGCCGGAACCTATACCTTTGCCAACGTCTTTCTGGCCCTGGCCGGAACCGCGCTGATTTATTTATAAACGCCTTTCTCCCGGCATCCAGATTCAAAGCCGGAGCTAAAGCCGAATGCCGGGAAAAATTTTCATTATGGCTGATGGAAGAGTTCGTCGAAAAACTGCTCCATGGCCGCAAACGCCCGCTGGGCAACCACTGGATGGTATTCGGCAGTGCCCGGCATGGCGGCATAGGGGTCGGTGAATGAGTGCACGGCCCCACCGTAATGGATCAATTGCCAGTCCACGTCGGCATTGCGCATTTCCTGGATAAACGTCAGGACCTGTTCGTCAGGTACCAGCGGATCGTCCGCGCCGTGCAGTACCAGCACCTTGGTGGCGATATTTTCAGCATCCCTGGTATCGGGTGTGTCCAGGTTGCCGTGAAACGAAACCACGCCGCCCAGCTCGGTCCCGCTACGAGCCAGCTCCAGAACCGTGCCGCCGCCGAAACAAAACCCAATGGCCGCCATCCGGCTAGCATCCAGAGGCGCTTGATCGGTTAATCCCTTGAATGTCTCCAGACCGGCATTCACCCGCTTGCGCATCATCTCCCGGTCGGACCGGACCTGCCCGGCTGCTGCAGCGGCCTCTTCGGTATTTTTTGGACGGATGTGCTGTCCATACATGTCGATCATGAACACCACGTATGCCTGTCCGGCAACTCGGGCGGCTTTTTCAATGGATTGCTCCGAGGGCCCCATCCAATTGGGAACCATGACGATTCCAGGACGGGTGTCCGACGATGCGGCATCGAAAACCAAAACACCTTCGTAGACCTCTCCATCAATATTGTAGACCACGGACTTGGCCACCATTTCGGCCCAGGCTGGAATGGTCCACGCCAGGCAAAGCACTACTGTCAGCATCAGCGTTTTCATGGCATCCTTCCCTTATGATTGACTGTTGAATGTCGTGTCGGGCCGATATGTCCTCATTTGCAGTTTATTTGAGCTGGCATGTTCGTGCCAAAACCTGTTCCAGGTCGGCAATCATCACCGGCTTGGCGAGGTAATCATCCATACCCGCCTGTAAAAATTTTTCCCTGTCGCCAGACATGGCATAGGCGGTCAAGGCGATGATCGGTATGGTGCGCTTTTCTCCAAGATCCAACGATTCACGGATAGCCCTGGTTGCCTCGATGCCGCTCATCTCCGGCAACTGAACGTCCATCAGGATGCAATCAAAATGCTCTCGGCGCAGCATTTCAAGGGCCTGACGGCCGTCCTCGGCCAAGACCACGGTATGGCCCCGACGCTCCAGCAACAGTATTGTCGGCACCTGATTCAATTGGTCGTCCTCGACCAGTAAAATCCGGTAGCAGGACCTCCCTGCTTCTGCATCCATATTGCTTGCCAAGGAAATCTTATCCCCTGGTGATGCGGAAAGATGGTTGTGCTTATTGGGTTCGGTGATAACCTTGTCCATTCTGATCTCCTTGCATTTCGCAACCTCAATTCTTCAACTTGCCAGTGAACCAGGAGAGTGCACCGTATCGCCACTGTAACACTTGATATATTCCTCCAGACGACGCATGCCTTCTTCCAGATTTTCCAAAGAATTGGCATAGGAAAAACGCAAAAATCCTTCGGCATTGCTACCGAAATCAATCCCCGGAGCTATGCCGACCTTGGCTTTATCCAGGATGTCGAAGGCCAATTTGAGGGAATCCGTTCCCAAGTGCCTGGCATTGGCCAGAATGTAGAAGGCGCCGGTGGGTTCCACGGCCACGCCCAATCCCAATTCCCGCAACCGGCGGATCAGAAACCGACGCCGCTGATCGTAAATGGAGCGCATCCGGGCCACGTCCGGTCCAGCGGCCTCCAGGGCCGCGATCCCGGCCCACTGGGCCATGGCATTGGCGGAAATGAAAAAATTCTGGTGCAGGATGCGCAGGGTGGGGATAAATTCCTTTGGCGCGATCACATACCCCAAGCGCCACCCGGTCATGGCGTAGGCCTTGGAAAAGCCGTTGAAGACAAAAGCCCGGTCCGTGAATTCCAAGATGCTCCGTTCCCGCCCCTCGTACACCAAACCGTGATAGATTTCATCGGAAAGTATCCAGGGATGCCCTTTCGAAAGGGCGCAAATCTGCGAAAGTGCATGCATTCGCTCGGCGGAGAGCAGCGTCCCCGTGGGATTGGAAGGGGAATTGATCAAAATTCCGCGTGTCTTGCCCGATATCCTGGACTCCACGTCCTCTGGGCGGAAATGGAACCCGTCTTTCTCCTGTGTGGGAACGCAAACCGGCACACCGCCGACAAAACGGATGAAATTCAGATAGCAAGCATAATGGGGATCTGAAACAATGACTTCCTCGCCGGTAGCCAGCAGGGCTGAAAAAACCAGAAACATGGCTGGTGACGTACCGGCTGTGACGATGATTTGTTCGGGATGGACATTCACGCCGTAAACAGCCTGGTAATGACGGCAAATGGCCTCCCGAAGCTCGATAATCCCCTGGCTGTGGGTGTAGTGGGTATGGCCGTCCATCAACGCCTTGCATGCAGCCTGCTTAATGCACTCCGGGGTATCGAAATCCGGTTCCCCGATCTGCATTTGGATCACGTCATGGCCCAGACAGGCAATACTTTGACATTTCTCAAGAACTTCCATTACATAAAAAGGCTTCATGCCAGAACAACGATGTCGACTCATGGTATATGCTCCAGTCCGATCTTCTTTCGGGTCAAATCCATCCCCCCGCTGGGCAAATCTCTATGTCAGGTTGAATGGAAAGAAAAGTGTAACTATTCAGCACATCGTGCGCAAAGCCACATTCCAGCAATGGATTCCCACCAACGCGAGAATGACTTGTTTTGCCATGCCGCCTCCAAATCAGTCATATCCACGAAGGCGGGCGCTATCGCTATCCAGGCCGCATTACTTCGGATGAACTGAGTAGTTACAGAAAAATTTGACAAACATGCCGCAACTTCTTTCGGGCGCGCACCTGGCCCGCCACCACCATCAGCACGTGCTTCATTTGGCCGGACAGGGATATTTCCTGACCTGGATTGATCGCGAAATGGAGCATGTCCTCGACGCACTGTGGTCCTCCTCTCCAAGCAGGGCCTTTGCCCTCCATGAGCAGATGTCGGAGTTGATCATGAATGCGCTTGGTCGGCACATTCCCCAGGTTCGCGTCCATGCATGCGCCCCCCTGCCACCCTGGTCACCTCGGTTGGATCAACTCCTGCTGCCATGGGACGTCCGTCAACTTCCCGGCGGCCATCTGAATCGGAGTTATGCGGCATTGACCTTCCATCCATGGCAAGGGGGATGCGCCGTCTGCAGCCTGAACCAAAATGGCAGATACATCGGTGCAGAGCGGCCCTGCGGCCGGCAACAAACCAATGTTCGTAAACCGGCCTGAGAAGCCCTGTCCATTCTGAAAAAAACGAGTTAAAAATTCTATAATTTTAACATGATGACAAAGAAAGGAAAAACATGGTAGCTATGTCTGTTTTTTACGAACACCAAGAATCACCGCTGCCAACCTTTTGGGGTTTGAAGAACATACCCGCGTCAGTCAGACACCATGGAAGGCGATTGATTTATTCCAAACAAATCAAAATTTTACATTCATTACTCACAAAGTTACAGCGTTCATAACAAGAGGAATACTTAAATGAAATTCTTTATACAGAGAGAAGAGATTCTCCCCGCGCTGCAACACGCCGCATCCATCACCAGCGTCAAAACCGGGGCCGTCTATCTTCGTTCCATCTGGCTGAAGGTGGAAAACGACCAGTTACGGATTATGGCTACCGATTCGAACATTGAGTTTTTCGGTGTTTTCACCACGAAAATTGAGGAAGATGGCCTTGTTGGCGTTAATGGACGCCACCTCTTTGACTTGATTCGCAAACTTTCTCCCGGCGAACTGCAATTTCTAGTGGATGAGAAGGCAAGTAATCTGGTAGTCAAGCAAAACAAGCGCAAGTATGTTCTGCCCATAAACGAAAACTACTGGTTCCAACCTCTTTCCGTTTTTCCAGAGGAGCAGAGCATCTCCTTATCCGGAGAGACGCTCTCCAACATTATCGACAAGGTTTCCTATTCCGTAAGTGATGACGAAACCTTGCAGGCTTTCAACTGCATGCTCATCAAATATGCACCCAATGATCAAAAAATCGATTTTTGTGGACTGAATGGTCATCAACTGGCGCTATGCAAGTTGGAACATGACGATCTGAGAGAATTGCTCCCGGAGCAAGGCATTCTCATCAGCCAGAAGTATCTTCAGGAACTCAAGCGGATGATTCCCTTGAAGGAAATCGAATTGAATATCCTGAATAATCGACTTTACTGCCGATCTGTGGATCATAAAGAAAACATCAATCTTCCTTTATCTTTATATGAATATCCGGATTACAATCAATTACTTGCCAAATATAACTCGCCAGATCCAAGCGGCATGGACGTCAGCAGGCATGACCTCATGGACGCTCTGGACAGAATCTTGATATTCAATACGGAAAACAGCATGTGCACCTTCTTTGAATTTAAGGAAGGCATCGTCCAGATGGATGTCCAATCAGAGGAGAAGGGAGAAGCGAAGGAATTTCTTGATGTTATTTTTCAAGGGAATCTGAATAAAATTGCTTTTCCAACACGTGATCTGATTCAAATCCTCTCTCATTTTACAGCGGATACGTTGCATTTTCATTTTACAAGCTCTGACGGACCTTGTTTTATTGAAGATAAAGATGATACAGATTACAAAGTATTGATAATGCCGATGCATATATCAAATGATGTGATATATACGGAAACAGACATGTGATTTAAAGGAATATTCTGTAATGGAACATGAAACGAAATATACCGCCAGCAACATAACCGTACTTGAAGGTCTTTCTGCCGTGCGGAAACGTCCTTCAATGTACATTGGCAGTACAAGCTCGCAGGGTTTACATCACCTTGTCTATGAAGTCGTGGATAATAGTATCGACGAATCCATGGCCGGATATTGTTCCAAGATTAAGGTACAACTCCATCTGGACAACAGCATTACGGTCAGCGACGACGGACGTGGAATCCCCGTAGACATTCATCCCAAGGAGAAAAAACCGGCAGTGGAAGTGGTCATGACCGTACTTCATGCCGGAGGAAAATTTGACAAAGATACCTACAAGGTTTCCGGAGGGTTGCATGGTGTCGGCGTCTCTGTTGTCAATGCTTTGTCATCGTCGTTGGAAGTGATCATCAAACGTGATGGAAAAAGATACTTTCAGCGGTATGAGCGTGGAATTCCGGTGACCCCCTTAAAGGAAATCGGAACATCCCAGAGTACGGGAACCATCATTCGCTTTCATCCTGATGAAGATATTTTTGAAACCGTTGAGTTCAATCCGAATACATTGAGAAAGCGATTCGATGAACTGGCATATCTGAACAGCAAAATTGAAATCGAATTTATTGATGATCAGAACAATGAGGTTCATACCTTCAAACATGAAGGGGGCATTGTTTCCTTTGTCGCGGACCTCAACGCCAACGAACAAACCATCGGCCAGATCATTTCCGGAACCAGTGAAGCCGGCGGAGTGATTACCGAATTCGCTTTACAATATAATACCAATTACAAGGAAAACGTCCACACGTTCGTCAACAACATCTGTACCCATGAGGGCGGCTCGCATTTGGCAGGCTTCAAGTCCGCGCTGACCAGGGCAATCAACAACTATGCCACAAGTTCCGAAGCAGCCAAGAAAAGCAAGGTCAAGATTTCCGGTGAGGATGTTCGCGAGGGACTGACCGTCGTGATCAGTCTGAAGCATCCTGATCCCCAGTTCGAGGGCCAGACCAAAACCAAACTGGGCAACAGCGAGGTGGCCGGCATCGTTTCCACTTCTGTCTATGAGACGTTGAACCGGTATCTGGAGGAGAATCCCAAAGATGCCAAGGCGATCATCGACAAGATCGTGGACACGGCTCGGGCCCGGGAAGCCGCGCGCAAGGCCAAGGAACTGGTGCGCAAGGGACCGCTGGCCAATTTTTCCTTGCCCGGCAAGCTCGCGGATTGTCAGACCAAGAACCCCGAAGAAAGCGAATTGTTCATTGTTGAGGGCGATAGTGCCGGCGGTTCAGCAAAACAGGGTCGTAATCCCAAGTTTCAGGCCATACTGCCGTTGCGCGGCAAAATCCTGAATGTGGAAAAGACGCGAATGGACAAGATCCTTTCCAACAAGGAAATCCAGGCGCTGATAACGGCCATGGGCGTGGGAACCGGGGACGAGGATGTGGACTTGACCCGCCTGCGATACCATAAAGTGATCATCATGACTGACGCGGACGTGGACGGTTCCCATATCCGCACCCTGTTGCTCACCTTTTTCTTCCGCAAGTTTCGTTCCCTGATTGACCAGGGCCATGTGTACATCGGCCAGCCGCCACTCTTTCGCATCCATAAGTCCAATTTTGAGAAGTACATCCATGATGCGGATGAAATGGACAGGTTTCTTCTGGAAAAAACCGCAAATCAATTTGTCTTGCAGGGTGAGGGAGATAGACGCATCGAGAATGCCAAGCTTTTATCCCTGCTTAAGGCCGTCAAACGGATCAAGGATGCTGCCGCCGAGTCTCGGAACTTGGGGCTGAATCCGGATCTTTTTTTCCGTCTGGTTACTTATCGGTTGCGTCTGGATGAAGATCTGCGGGACATTAATTTGGCAGCCTTTCAGGAGTACATGAAGCTGCATGGATATTTCGTGGATGTAACTCACGAAACCTCGGAGATCGAAACCATCGCCTTTATGCGCTTCACCCATGAAAATGGCTACTATCTCAAGCTCAAGGGCGAATTCTTCAAATCCAAGGGGTATGTAAAATCCTTTGAACAGATCAGCAAAATCGTCGAAGAACATGAAACGTTGTTTTTCAAGGTTTTTAAAGGCGAAGAGTTGGTCGCGGAAATGGATCTCTTTGAGCTGTACTCCTTCTTGCTGACGGAAACGCAAAAGATGTTCAACATTCAACGTTATAAAGGCCTGGGAGAAATGAATCCCGAGCAACTCTGGTCCACGACAATGAATCCTGAAGCCCGCACCCTGCTTCAGGTCAACGTGGAGGACGCCACCGAGGCGGACCAGATTTTCTCCAGACTGATGGGCGACAACGTGGAGCAGCGGCGAATTTTCATTGAAAAGAATGCGCTGTTCGTGGACCAACTGGATATCTAAGTTTTTAGGCCGCCCCTTCAGGGCTATTTTTGTTTTAATATCGTTAACCCAGAGCAAGGCCCTGGGTTAAACGCACCCCAACAATAATAGCCCTGAAAGGGCGACATAAAAAGATGCAACGCAGGCCAAAATAGAGCGATGACCCTCTTGGAACGTCGGCAAATTTAAATAGTCAACCTCAATAAGTATAACAAACAGCGAAAAGGTTTTGCATTGGTTTACGTTCACACCTTTTCGAAGCGCACTTTTCCACTGACTGCGGAGCCATCGTGAAGAACAACATATATATTGAAGAAGAAATGCAGCGCTCCTATTTGGAGTACTCCTTGAGCGTGATCATCGGTCGAGCCATCCCAGATGTTCGCGATGGACTGAAACCGGTACATCGGCGGATTTTGTACGCCATGCACGACCTGGGAAACACCTATAATCGTCCCTATAAAAAATCTGCGCGCATCGTCGGTGACGTGATCGGTAAATATCACCCACATGGTGACAGTGCGGTCTACGACGCCATGGTGCGCATGGCCCAGGATTTTTCCATGCGCAATCCCCTGGTGGATGGCCAGGGCAATTTTGGTTCCCTGGACGGCGATGCTCCGGCGGCAATGCGGTACACGGAAGTGCGCATGGCCAGATTGACCTCGGAATTCCTCCAGGACATTGACAAGGATACCGTTCCCTTTCGTCCCAACTACGACAATACGTTGCAGGAGCCGGAAGTACTGCCCACCAAGGTTCCCAACCTGCTGCTCAACGGTTCATCCGGAATCGCCGTGGGGATGGCGACGAACATTCCGCCGCACAATCTTGGCGAATTGATCGACGGTCTGCTGCTCTTGCTGAGCAAACCCGAAGCCGAGGTCGCGGATCTCTTGGAGTGCATCAAGGGTCCGGATTTCCCCACTGGGGGATTCATCTATGGCCGGCACGGAATCATCGACGCCTACAAGACCGGCAAGGGCTCCATCAAGGTCCGGGGCAAAGTGGAGGTTGAGGAACGTTCCAAACAGACCGAGTCCATCGTGATCACCGAGATTCCCTATGCCTTGAACAAGGCCAATCTCGTCGAGAAGATCGCTCAAATCGTTCACGAGAAGAAGGTCGAGGGAATCAGTGATCTGCGGGATGAATCCGATCGCAATGGAATTAGGATCGTCATGGATCTGAAAAAAAATGCCATTGCTGAAGTGGTGATCAATTCCCTTTATAAATTTACACCCTTGGAGTCCTGGTACCACATCAACACCCTGGCCGTGGTCCACAACCGGCCGCAGCTTTTGAAGCTAAAGGATGTTTTGGTACTGTTCATCGACCATCGCAAGGAAGTGGTTCTGAATCGGACCCGCTTTGATCTGAACAAAGCCGAACAGCGGGCACACATCTTGGAGGGGCTGAAGATCGCTTTGGAGAACATTGATGCGGTCATCGAGCTGATCAAGTCCTCCAAAACCCCGGCTGAGGCCAAACAGAAATTGATCGCCCGTTTTTCCTTTACGGATCTGCAGAGTCAGGCCATTTTGGACATGCGTCTGCAGCGACTGACCAACCTGGAGCGGGACAAGCTGCTGGCTGAATACCAGGAACTGATCAAGCGCATCGAGTATCTCAAGAGCATCCTGCAAAATGTTGAGGTGTTGCTTCAGGTGATTCGCGAAGAGCTGGTGGAAATAAAGAAACAATACGCCACGCCTCGTCTGTCTGTGATTGTGGAGGACGATGTTACCAGCATCAACATGGAGGATCTGGTCGGGGATACGGAGGTGGTGATCACCCTTTCCCAGCGCGGGTACATCAAGCGAACGCCCATGGACATCTATCAGCAGCAAAAGCGTGGAGGGCGGGGGATTTATGGCGCTTCCACGGTTTCCGAGGATATCATTTCCCAGATGTTCACCACCACGAACCACAACTATATTCTGCTCTTCACGAACAAGGGG
This is a stretch of genomic DNA from Desulfonatronum thioautotrophicum. It encodes these proteins:
- a CDS encoding aspartate:alanine exchanger family transporter translates to MVIDVVSLLHANNLLVFFLVLGLGYLVGNLSWRGFEVGATSGVLLAGLFFGHFGFQVPHAVQEIGFVLFIYSVGLQAGPRFFSVFAQDGMKYLALSVVIVASAMGAALLLGAMLELGPGMIAGMVAGALTSTPTLAASEAGIRDGLAHALSAEQVDALLGDLTASYAITYLFGLAGLIACIRLLPTVLRIDLPAEAAKLARENRTGFSTDDGEEQDLEENRTLRVRAFEVANPKVIGRPLRDLQFVRTTGCVIQQVRRGDDLFLPDAQTMLEKGDLISVAGPLSKLEGLPDFIGPGTFDAQLLETPIDTVAVVVSKAGAVGKRISELHIPAVYGCFITRVIRTQIELPVSLDFQLEKGDVLVITGLKNRLERLVNAFGYVERRFVQTDLLTFCFGIVGGMLLGQISIRVGDVGVGLGTAGGLLFAGLIIGFLRSMHPTFGRVPPAARWILRELGLLFFMAGIGVKAGVGIVDALLTVGLPLFVSGVVITLTPVIVGLLFGRFVLGIQPALLLGAITGAMTSTPSLNVITQVAKSPIPALGYAGTYTFANVFLALAGTALIYL
- a CDS encoding dienelactone hydrolase family protein, which translates into the protein MKTLMLTVVLCLAWTIPAWAEMVAKSVVYNIDGEVYEGVLVFDAASSDTRPGIVMVPNWMGPSEQSIEKAARVAGQAYVVFMIDMYGQHIRPKNTEEAAAAAGQVRSDREMMRKRVNAGLETFKGLTDQAPLDASRMAAIGFCFGGGTVLELARSGTELGGVVSFHGNLDTPDTRDAENIATKVLVLHGADDPLVPDEQVLTFIQEMRNADVDWQLIHYGGAVHSFTDPYAAMPGTAEYHPVVAQRAFAAMEQFFDELFHQP
- a CDS encoding response regulator, translated to MDKVITEPNKHNHLSASPGDKISLASNMDAEAGRSCYRILLVEDDQLNQVPTILLLERRGHTVVLAEDGRQALEMLRREHFDCILMDVQLPEMSGIEATRAIRESLDLGEKRTIPIIALTAYAMSGDREKFLQAGMDDYLAKPVMIADLEQVLARTCQLK
- a CDS encoding pyridoxal phosphate-dependent aminotransferase, with protein sequence MSRHRCSGMKPFYVMEVLEKCQSIACLGHDVIQMQIGEPDFDTPECIKQAACKALMDGHTHYTHSQGIIELREAICRHYQAVYGVNVHPEQIIVTAGTSPAMFLVFSALLATGEEVIVSDPHYACYLNFIRFVGGVPVCVPTQEKDGFHFRPEDVESRISGKTRGILINSPSNPTGTLLSAERMHALSQICALSKGHPWILSDEIYHGLVYEGRERSILEFTDRAFVFNGFSKAYAMTGWRLGYVIAPKEFIPTLRILHQNFFISANAMAQWAGIAALEAAGPDVARMRSIYDQRRRFLIRRLRELGLGVAVEPTGAFYILANARHLGTDSLKLAFDILDKAKVGIAPGIDFGSNAEGFLRFSYANSLENLEEGMRRLEEYIKCYSGDTVHSPGSLAS
- the dnaN gene encoding DNA polymerase III subunit beta; its protein translation is MKFFIQREEILPALQHAASITSVKTGAVYLRSIWLKVENDQLRIMATDSNIEFFGVFTTKIEEDGLVGVNGRHLFDLIRKLSPGELQFLVDEKASNLVVKQNKRKYVLPINENYWFQPLSVFPEEQSISLSGETLSNIIDKVSYSVSDDETLQAFNCMLIKYAPNDQKIDFCGLNGHQLALCKLEHDDLRELLPEQGILISQKYLQELKRMIPLKEIELNILNNRLYCRSVDHKENINLPLSLYEYPDYNQLLAKYNSPDPSGMDVSRHDLMDALDRILIFNTENSMCTFFEFKEGIVQMDVQSEEKGEAKEFLDVIFQGNLNKIAFPTRDLIQILSHFTADTLHFHFTSSDGPCFIEDKDDTDYKVLIMPMHISNDVIYTETDM
- the gyrB gene encoding DNA topoisomerase (ATP-hydrolyzing) subunit B, with the protein product MEHETKYTASNITVLEGLSAVRKRPSMYIGSTSSQGLHHLVYEVVDNSIDESMAGYCSKIKVQLHLDNSITVSDDGRGIPVDIHPKEKKPAVEVVMTVLHAGGKFDKDTYKVSGGLHGVGVSVVNALSSSLEVIIKRDGKRYFQRYERGIPVTPLKEIGTSQSTGTIIRFHPDEDIFETVEFNPNTLRKRFDELAYLNSKIEIEFIDDQNNEVHTFKHEGGIVSFVADLNANEQTIGQIISGTSEAGGVITEFALQYNTNYKENVHTFVNNICTHEGGSHLAGFKSALTRAINNYATSSEAAKKSKVKISGEDVREGLTVVISLKHPDPQFEGQTKTKLGNSEVAGIVSTSVYETLNRYLEENPKDAKAIIDKIVDTARAREAARKAKELVRKGPLANFSLPGKLADCQTKNPEESELFIVEGDSAGGSAKQGRNPKFQAILPLRGKILNVEKTRMDKILSNKEIQALITAMGVGTGDEDVDLTRLRYHKVIIMTDADVDGSHIRTLLLTFFFRKFRSLIDQGHVYIGQPPLFRIHKSNFEKYIHDADEMDRFLLEKTANQFVLQGEGDRRIENAKLLSLLKAVKRIKDAAAESRNLGLNPDLFFRLVTYRLRLDEDLRDINLAAFQEYMKLHGYFVDVTHETSEIETIAFMRFTHENGYYLKLKGEFFKSKGYVKSFEQISKIVEEHETLFFKVFKGEELVAEMDLFELYSFLLTETQKMFNIQRYKGLGEMNPEQLWSTTMNPEARTLLQVNVEDATEADQIFSRLMGDNVEQRRIFIEKNALFVDQLDI
- the gyrA gene encoding DNA gyrase subunit A, translating into MKNNIYIEEEMQRSYLEYSLSVIIGRAIPDVRDGLKPVHRRILYAMHDLGNTYNRPYKKSARIVGDVIGKYHPHGDSAVYDAMVRMAQDFSMRNPLVDGQGNFGSLDGDAPAAMRYTEVRMARLTSEFLQDIDKDTVPFRPNYDNTLQEPEVLPTKVPNLLLNGSSGIAVGMATNIPPHNLGELIDGLLLLLSKPEAEVADLLECIKGPDFPTGGFIYGRHGIIDAYKTGKGSIKVRGKVEVEERSKQTESIVITEIPYALNKANLVEKIAQIVHEKKVEGISDLRDESDRNGIRIVMDLKKNAIAEVVINSLYKFTPLESWYHINTLAVVHNRPQLLKLKDVLVLFIDHRKEVVLNRTRFDLNKAEQRAHILEGLKIALENIDAVIELIKSSKTPAEAKQKLIARFSFTDLQSQAILDMRLQRLTNLERDKLLAEYQELIKRIEYLKSILQNVEVLLQVIREELVEIKKQYATPRLSVIVEDDVTSINMEDLVGDTEVVITLSQRGYIKRTPMDIYQQQKRGGRGIYGASTVSEDIISQMFTTTNHNYILLFTNKGRMYQIKAYNIPEGSRTARGIHASNLLPLDKDEFIATALTIKDFSTDKDFLFATRKGIVKRSQAQLYVNCRQSGLKAVNLHPEDELITVREISSSAEVVLISRDGKSIRFSCSDIRSTGRATAGVKGMDLNHGDQVVSCVVTDDDQRQEVLTVSSKGFGKRTLLENYRSQSRGGKGVINMRVTPRTGHVIGSVLVQADDDLLILTSAGKIIRMNVAGISRVGRDAQGVTLVRMDPEIMVVGFDRVDVDDKGLLDNGDG